From the Synechococcus sp. KORDI-49 genome, the window AAAGCGGATCTCCGATCAGGACATCCAGTCCGGCGGCAGCCAGGACCGCTGCGGCACCGGACTGGAACAGCAAGGGATCAGGCGTCCTTCAGCCAGCTGAACATCGAGCGAAGACCCTTGCCGACGCTTTCGATCGGCAACGCGGCATCGCGATCCCGGATGCGCTTCATCTCGGGCTTGCCGGCATCGCATTCAGCCACGAACTTCCTGGCGAAGGTGCCGTCCTGGATGTCAGCCAGCACACGCTTCATCTCCGCCTTGGTGTCTGCGGTGATCAGGCGTGGGCCGCTCACGTAGTCGCCGTATTCAGCGGTGTTGGAGATGGAATCGCGCATGGCGGTGAGGCCGCCTTTCACCATCAGATCCACGATCAGCTTCACCTCGTGCAGGCACTCGAAGTAGGCCAGCTCGGGTTGATAGCCCGCTTCCACCAGAGTCTCGAACCCGGCCTTCACCAGCTCGGAGAGCCCGCCGCAGAGCACGGCCTGTTCACCGAACAGATCCGTTTCGGTCTCTTCCTTGAAGTTGGTCTCCAGGATGCCGGCACGGGTGCCGCCGATGCCCTTGGCGTAAGCCATCGCCAGAGCGCGGGCGTTGCCGGAGGCATCCTGTTCGATCGCGAACAGGGCCGGAACGCCCTGGCCGTTCTGATACTCCCAGCGCACGGTGTGGCCGGGTCCCTTCGGAGCGATCATCACCACATCCACATCGGCCGGCGGCTTGATCAGCTCGAAACGGATGTTGAAGCCGTGGGCAAAGCTCAACACCTTGCCGGCGCTCAGGTTGGGGGCGATTTCCTTGTCGTAGACGTCCTTCTGGAATTCATCGGGCAACAGCACCATGATCCAGTCCGCTTTGGCAGCGGCATCGGCAACGCTCAGCACCTCAAGACCGTCAGCCTTGGCTTTCTCGGCGGAGCGGCTGCCGTCATAGAGGCCCACCACCACGTTGACACCGCTGTCCTTCAGGTTGAGGGCGTGGGCATGGCCCTGGGAGCCATAACCGATGATTGCCACGGTCTTGCCGTTCAGCAGACCGAGATCGGCATCGGAGTCATAGAAGAGCTGGGCCATCCGGAGCGCGCTTGCGAGGCGGTGCAAGCAGCGAGCTTACGCTTCGCTGGGATGGGTGATGACCCTATCGATCAGCCCGTAGTCCTTGGCTTCCTCGGCGCTGAGGAAGTAGTCGCGGTCGGTGTCCTTTTCCACCTTGTCGAAGTCCTGGCCGCTCATGTCTGCCAGGGAGCGGTTGAGCATCTCCTTCATGCGCAGGATCTCGCGGGCTTCGATCTCGATGTCGCTGGCCTGACGGCGGCTGGTGCCGCCGAGAGGCTGGTGGATCATGATCCGGCTGTGGGGCAGGGCCACCCGCTTGCCCTTGGTGCCGGCTGCCAGCAGAAAGGCGCCCATGGAGGCGGCGAGGCCGACGCAGATGGTCACCACATCGCTCTTCACGTACTTGATGGTGTCGTAGATGGCCAGACCGGCCGTCACGGATCCACCGGGGGAGTTGATGTAGAGATAGATCGGCTTGGTGCTGTCCTCGGAATCGAGATACAGCATCTGGGCCACAAGGCTGTTGGCGATGCCGTCATTCACCTCGGAGCCCAGGAAGAGGATGCGCTCCACTCCTAGACGGGTGTAGATGTCGACCCAGCGCTCCATCTGGCTGCCGGGCAGGCGGTAGGGAACGCTGGGGGTACCGATCGGCATGGGTCAGGACGTGAGAGGGCGAAAAAGGTGGAAATCTGTGATCAGTTGGCGCTGTTGCCGGGCAGCTCCTTGCGGCTGCTGAGCACCCGGTCGATCAGCCCGTACTCCATGGCCTGCTCCGGAGTGAGGTAGCTCATCCGGTCGGAGTCCTTGCTCAGTTCCTCGACGCTGCGGCCGGTGTTGCTGGAGAGGATTTCCAGCATGGCCCGCTTGTTGTGGAGCACTTCCTTGGCGCGGATCTGGATGTCGGTGGCTTGGCCCTGGGCACCGCTGCGGGGCTGGTGCAGCACGATCGATGAATGAGGAAGAGCGGCGCGCTGGCCTTTCGTGCCCGCTGAAAGGATCACAGCAGCCGTTCCCATCGCCTGACCGATGCAGATGGTGTGCACCGGAGGCTTCACATAGCGGAGCGTGTCGCAGATGGCGAAGGCCTCGGTCTCGAAGCCGATCGCATCGCCCGAATACCAGCTGGTCCCGGTGGAGTTGATGTAGAAGTAAATCGGCTTGTCCGGATTGTCGAACTCCAAATAGAGCAGCTGGGCGATGATCAATTCCGTGACATCGATGCCCATCTGACGTTTGGCATCGTCATCGGAGAACAGCGGCAGGCCGAGATAGACGATCCGCTCCTTGAGCAGGAGTGAAGGCAGATCGGGAGGAGGAGTCCTCATCACGGCGCTGTCGCCGTAATAGGGGGCTGAGGTGGTCATCTACCGCGCACCATCACTGTGTGGCAGGAGCCTAGCGGGGGCTTTCAGGCTTGCGCTCGCTGGTGCGGGGCGGTTTGCCCTGCCCCTTGGATTTGGCCTGCGCTTTGGCTTTCCCTTCGGTCTCCAGCCGAGCGAACACCATCCGGCCGGTGGGGGTCTGCAGAGCTCCTGTGACCACCACCGGCTTCCTCTGGCCGATCAGGGAGCGGGCGTCATTGACCACCACCATCGTGCCGTCGTCGAGGTAGCCGACCCCCTGGCTCTCCTCCTTGCCTTCACGAACGATCTTGAGATTGAGCTCGTCGCCGGGTTGCACTTCCGGCCTCAGTGCAATCACCAGCTCGCTCAGATTCATCACCTTGAGCGCTTTCACCGAGGCCACCTGGGCCAGGTTGAAATCGGCCGTGACCAGCGTTCCGCCCGTGTCATCTGCCAGCTGCAGCAGGCGGTCGTCCGTGCCCTTCCCGTCGTAACGGGTGCTGTTGATCACGAGGCGACGGCCGTAGGTCTCGCGCAGGTCCTTGAGCAGCTTCAGGCCCCGCCGCCCCTTGGCACGTTTCTCGACGTTGGTGGAATCGGAGAGCTGCTGCATCTCATCAATCACCGACTCCGCCACGATCACCTGCCCTTCCAGCAGCCCGCAGGCGAGCATCCCGCGGATGCGGCCATCGATGATCACACTGGTGTCCAGGATCTTGGCGGTGGCTGGGGTCAGCACACCGTCGGCCACCAGCAGGGCTTCACTGCTGGCTGGATTGAGCAGGCGCAGCAGCGTGCGGCCGTGCACTTCGGCCAGGTTGCTGCCCAGGATCCCGAAGAACACATTGCTCACCACCGCCAGCAGCGGTTTCAGCAGAACCACCCCACCGGAAAAGGGCAGGAGCAGCACCGGCAGCAGCAGCAGGTTGGCGACGAGCAGGCCCAGAATCAAGCCGATGGCGCGGCTCACCAGCAGGTCGGTGGGCATGGTGCGCACCTGCTGCATCAGGCGCAGCCGCAACCGTTTGAACACCAGTCCAGCGAGAAGCCCCACGCCGCCGCCGGAACCCGTGAGGATCAACCGCAGCTGTTCCGCATCGGTGGCGGGATTCACCAGTTCCGCGGGCAGCAGATGCACCCCCATCCAGCCGGCAGCACCACCGGAGCCGACGAACAGCATCAGGATGAGCAGATCAACCATGGGCTCAGGTCGTGGCAGCTCAATCCGAATGTGCGCAGCATGCCCTATCCCCCTCCTCCCCGCAGCGCCTACCTCCACATTCCCTTCTGCCATCGACGTTGTTACTACTGCGATTTCGCTGTGGTGCCGCTGGGGGATCGGGCCCACGCGGACGGGGGACCGGGAAGCGCTTCCATCCGCGATTACCTGTCCCTGCTGCATCGCGAGATCGCAGCTGCACCCTGGGGTCCGCCCCTGGCGACGGTGTACATCGGCGGCGGTACCCCATCGCTGCTGACGGCCGCTCAGATCCAGGCTCTGCTTGAGGCGCTGCAGGTCCGTTTCGGTCTTCAGCAGGGTGCGGAAATCACCCTCGAGATGGATCCCGCCAGCTTTGATCGGCAGCAGCTGGATGCGGTGCTCAGGACCGGGGTCAACCGCATCAGCCTCGGTGGCCAGAGCTTTGACGATGACGTTCTCGCCGGGCTCGGCCGTCGTCACCGGCGCGCTGATCTGCTGGAGGCCTGCCGCTGGATGCGGGAGGCGCTGAGGCAGGGCGCGCTGAGGTCCTGGAGTCTTGATCTGATCCAGAACCTGCCGGGACAGACCCGCCTCGCCTGGGAGCAGCAGTTGGCGCAGGCCATCGCCATGGATTCCCCCCATGTCTCGGTGTATGACCTGTCGGTGGAGCCAGGCACGGTCTTTGAGCGCCGTCAGCAGCGGGGTGAGCTGGATCTGCCGGAGGAGGAGCTGGCGGCGGAGCTGATGGCGCTCACCAGTGATCACCTCGGAGCCGCCGGGCTCGGTCGCTACGAGATCTCCAACCATGCCCGCCCCGGCCACGCCTCCCGCCACAACAGGGTGTACTGGAGTGGTGCCGGCTGGTGGGGATTCGGCATGGGCGCCACCTCAGCCCCGTGGGGAGAGCGCCAGGCCAGGCCCAGAACCCGGGACGCCTATCGCGTCTGGCTGGACCAGGAAGCCGCTGCAGTGCCGTGGCGAGGCACCGGCATACCCCTGGATGATCTGCTGCTGGTGGGCCTGCGACGCAGGGAGGGGGTGGATCTGCAGGCTCTTGGATGCCCAGCGCCCGACCAACTGCTGAAGCGTTGGCAGCCGTTCATCGCCGAAGGGTTGCTGGTGGGCGAGGCCGGTCGCTGGCGGTTGTCCGATCCGGAGGGGATGGCTCTCAGCAACCGGGTTCTGGTGGAGGTTCTGCTGTGGTGGGAGTCGCTGTCTGACGTTGATCGAGCACCCAGCGCTCCAGAGCCTCCGCGCACAGCTGCCGTCCTGGCAGCAGAGCGGGGCTGAAGGGGGGCTGCTGAGCCGTGAGCCCCAGCAGATCAGCGGTCACCCGCACCTGTCCGTCGCAATCGGCCCCGGCACCGATGCCGATCACCGGAATCGCGAGCTGACGGCGCACCTGCCCGGCCAGCTGGTCCGGCACATGCTCGAGCACCAGCGCGAAGCATCCGGTGCTCTCGAGCTCACTGGCCTGGCTCATCAGTCGTTGCTGCGCCGGAGCATCCACCGCCTGACGCCGCAGGCCGAGGCGATGCACCGCCTGCGGCGTCAGCCCCAGGTGCCCCATCACCGGGATGCCCATGCGCACCAGCCGATCAATGACCCTCACCACCTCCGGTTCGGCGCCTTCCAGCTTCACGGCCGCGGCGCTGGATTCCTTCAGCAGCCTCCCGGCAGCGGCCACCGCTGCGTCCTCACCGCACTGATAGCTGAGAAACGGCAAGTCGGAGATGAGCAGGGGCTGCTGGGCCGGCATCGCCTGAAAGCCGCGCTCCACGGCCTGCGTGTGGTGCACCATCTGCTCGAGGGTGACCGGAAGGGTGGTGGCATGCCCGAGAGCCACCATTCCCAGCGAGTCACCCACCAGCACGGCATCGGCCCCGGCGAGCTCCACCAGGGCCGCAGACAGGCTGTCCCATGCGGTGAGCATCGTGATCGGTCGGCCGTCTTGCTTGAAGCGGATCAGATCGGCTGGACGCATGGAGTGGGCTGAGCCCTTGGTGGCTCCTTGCTAGCATCAAGCCGACTCGGACCCATGCGGCTCGGACGCCTAAATCTGGTCAGGACCGGAAGGGAGCAGCCACACGGGATGCTCAGGGCAGGCGTGGAATCCGGGTCACCCCTCTTCAGCTGTCGCTTTGATGCTGGCGCTGACGCAGGAATTCGGGAATACGGGCGCCGTTGTCATCGATCTCGCGGCGGTCACCTCGCTGAGCCTGAGCCGTCAGGGGGCGGCTTGCAGATCGCTCGCTGCGGTAGTGCTGACCGTTCTCGAAGCCGGTGGCGATCACGGTGACGTGGATCTCGCCCTCCAGGGCTTCATCCACCACAGCACCGACGATGATGTTCGCCTCGGGATCGACGACGTCGTAGATCACTTCCGACGCCGTGGTCATGTCCTCAAGGGTCATGTCCCGGCCTCCGCTGATGTTGATCACGCAGCCCTTGGCTCCGTCAATCCGCTCCGTCTCCAGCAGAGGGCTGCTGATGGCGGCCTGGGCGGCTTCCACAGCGCGGGAGCGACCGGAGCCGATGCCGATTCCCAGCAGGGCGGTGCCGGCCTCGGTCATCACCGAGCGCACATCGGCAAAGTCGACATTGACCAGGCCGGGGCAGGTGATGATGTCGCTGATGCCCTTCACACCCATACGCAGCACGTCATCGGCACTGCGGAAGGCTTCCTGAAGCGGTGCGCTGCCGATCGCATCGCGCAAGCGGTCGTTGGGGATCACGATCAGGGTGTCCACATGCTCTGCAAGCCGTGTGATCCCTTCATCGGCCTGACGCATGCGCCTGCGGCCCTCGAAACCGAAAGGCTTGGTGACGATGCCCACTGTGAGGGCTCCGACCTCACGAGCGACCTCAGCCACCACCGGGGCCGCACCGGTTCCGGTTCCTCCACCCATGCCGGCGGCGATGAACACCAGATCCGCCCCCTGCAGTGCTTCGTGCAGGTCGGTGCGGGACTCTTCGGCGGCCTTCTGACCGATGGTGGGGTTGCCTCCGGCGCCCAGGCCGCGGGTAAGGGTCTGTCCCAGTTGCAGACGCGTCTGAGCCTGGGACTGAATCAGTGCCTGGGCGTCTGTGTTGAGAACGCGATAAGCCACACCTTCAAGATCGCTGAGGATCATGCGGTTGACGGCGTTGCTGCCACCGCCACCAACACCAATCACCTCGATGCGGGCGGACTGACTGGGTTGAATGCCGGCGGCATGCTGGGATGACGCACCGCTGACGATCTCCATCTTTTCGACCGATCCGTTCAGGTTTGGCTGCATTATGTCCCTGCGGCTCTGAACCGGGAAAGTTTGGATACGTTCCGTCCGGCGGAAAGGAACGGCAACACTTCGTCAGCGTTTCAAGCTCCTGGTGTCGCTTTCTCAGCGGGCTCGGGCTTCTTGGCGGGTCGCTCCAGTTCCGGTCGATCCGGATTGCTCAGATCAATGGAACCTTGTCCTTGATCGAGCAGATGGGGGGGCATCGTGCTGTTCAGTTGGACGATCGCGTCGATCTGCTGCACCAGTCGGTCGCTGTCGCGCCCCAGATCGATCAGTCCGAGGCTTCGGGTGCGGAGGCTGATGGCGCCATCGGGGTGGAGGACGATGGTCTGAAGACTGTCGCTGATCCGGCCGCGCTGTTCGAGAAGCTTGGCCAGCACAGCCCGTTTATCGGGGCTCCAGCCCTCAACGGTGATGGCCGTCGTCGGGGCCGGGCTGGGAGCTTTGGTGTTCGTCTGGATCCAGTGCCCTTCCCCGTCGACCATTCCCGTTTCCATGCCGCCGGCCAGGCGTCGGGTCGCCCGGGCAACGGGGATCTGACCCACCAGCTGCACGTGGAGTCGCGCTGGCAGCAGTCGGCGGTCCGCCTGGGCGGATTGCACTGGCAGCTCCTGTCGCAGTTGTGATTCCAGGGTCTTGAGGTTGATCTCCAGAAGCGGTTGCGGAAACGAAAACCCTCCGACTTTGGCGACCAGATCCGGTGAGATCCCGGTGTCGCCGCGCACGATCACCTGATTGGTGCCTTCCAGGGTCCAGCCATGGCGCAGCAGAATCCAGCCCAGCCCTGTGCTGAGCAGCAGAAGCACCAGCACGCGCCAGATCTGGATCAACAGCTGCGCACGCTGCTGACGCCGCAGAGCACGCCTGCGTTCCAGCTGCGGTGTCAGGGTCACTGGCTTGCGCTGTCGCTTCGCAGGCGCCTGCTTCGTCACAGATCGCACCGGGCCCGTGCCATCAGCTGATCGCCCCAGCGCCGGGCGCGGTCCGCATCAGCGAAGGGCACGTCCATCTGTTTGTCCTTGCCGACCAGGCGCAGGCGGCAGCGCCCCTGGGATTCGTCTGTCAGGGGGGCATCTCCTGAGGCCAGAGCCATCAGTTCCACCAGCTCCAGCCGGCAGACATCGAACTGCCCCTGATCCTGGAAACGTCCGGCTTCAAAGCTGCTCCAGATCAGATGGCCATCCTTCAGCCGCGCGCCGCCGCAGCCGTCCAGCTTCGCCAGCTCGGCACCCTCCGCCCAGTCGCGGAAGAGGTTCTGACGCCGGCGTTCCAGCCAGCCGAGGGCGGCGAGCAGCACGAAGGCCGCCAGCAGGGGTAACCAGAGCAGGCCGTGGCTCATGGATCAGGCGGGGGTCGACCGTGGGCGTTGCTTCATTCTCCAGCTGTTTCCACCAGTTCGTGCACCAGTTGATCGAGTGTTAAGCCGCTTGCTGCCCAAAGCATCGGGTACATGCTCTGGCTGGTGAATCCAGGAAGGGTGTTGATCTCATTGATCCAGATCGTTCCGGCTGCTTCGTCGTAGAAGAAATCCACACGGGCCATGCCCAGGACCCCGACCGCTTCGCAGGCCTGAAGAGCCTGCTGTCGGATCCGATCAGCGACGCCGTCTGGAAGCGGCGCCGGAATCAGTGTGGAGCTCAGTCCAGCGGTGTACTTGGTCTCGTAGTCGTACCAGTCGGCTTCGAAACGAACCTCCCCGACGACGGAGGCCCTCAGGTCGTTCCGCCCCAGCACGGCGCACTCCAGTTCCCGTGCCGTGACCCCCTGCTCCACCACCAGCCGCGGATCCAGGAGGGAAGCCTTGTGGAGGCCCTCAACCAGTTCCGCCCGGTTGCGCACCTTGCTGATCCCGACCGATGAACCGAGGTTGGCTGGCTTGACGAAGCAGGGATAACCGAGCTGTTCGATGCGCTTCAGAAGCGGGTTGAACGTGGTGTCGTCCTTCAGTTCGCTGGCCTGAACGCAGACGTAGGGCACCTGGGAGAGTCCGGCGGCCGCGAAGGCGGCCTTCATCGCCTGCTTGTCCATGCTCACGGCGGATCCGAGCACACCGGCTCCCACAAAGGGTTGGCGCATCAGGCGGAACAGCCCCTGCACGGTTCCGTCCTCGCCGTTGGGGCCGTGCAGCACGGGGTACCAGACGTCGATGGCCTCACAGTCCTGCGGCAGTCCCCGGAATCCTGCGGGCGGCAGGGGGTGGGGGAGCTGCTCGTCGGTGGCGGCTTCGCCCCTCTCCAGCACCGCGGCAGCGATCCCGGGTCCCCACCAGCGGCCTTCGCGGTCGATGTAGAGCACCGTCACGGCGTAACGCTCCGGATTGCTGCCGCTCGTCAATCCAGCCAGCACCGTGCTGGCTGAACGGATGGAAACCTCATGCTCACCGGAGACGCCACCGAACACGAGGCCGACATGCTTGCGCTGGCTGGTCATTTCGACGCGCTGTGCGGTCTGAGGCGCGCCAAAGGTATCAGCGTTGTTCCGCCACCGGCAGGGGGGTGGCGCTCAGGGAGAACGAACGCACCGCGTCGATCGTCACCCTCACGAGATCACCGGGATTCCAGTTGTGGCCATCCGGCCCTGTTGCGCTGAAGAACGTGAGCCGGTTGGTGCGGGTGCGCCCCATCAGCTGATGGGGATCCTTCGGGTTGATCCCTTCCGCCAGCACCTCCTCGACGCGGCCGGTGTAGCGGGCATTGCGGGTTCGCGCAGTGCGCTCCACCAGGGCATTCAGTTCCCGCAGTCGCTCCACCTTCACCGCTTCGGGCAGCTGGTTGTCCCAGGTCGCCGCCGGGGTGTTGGGACGTGGTGAATAGGCCGCGGTGTTCACCTGATCGAACCCGATCGATTCCACCAGCTCCAGAGTGCGGCGGTACTGGGCATCGGTCTCACCGGGGAAGGCGACGATCACATCGGCGC encodes:
- the ilvC gene encoding ketol-acid reductoisomerase, translated to MAQLFYDSDADLGLLNGKTVAIIGYGSQGHAHALNLKDSGVNVVVGLYDGSRSAEKAKADGLEVLSVADAAAKADWIMVLLPDEFQKDVYDKEIAPNLSAGKVLSFAHGFNIRFELIKPPADVDVVMIAPKGPGHTVRWEYQNGQGVPALFAIEQDASGNARALAMAYAKGIGGTRAGILETNFKEETETDLFGEQAVLCGGLSELVKAGFETLVEAGYQPELAYFECLHEVKLIVDLMVKGGLTAMRDSISNTAEYGDYVSGPRLITADTKAEMKRVLADIQDGTFARKFVAECDAGKPEMKRIRDRDAALPIESVGKGLRSMFSWLKDA
- a CDS encoding ATP-dependent Clp protease proteolytic subunit codes for the protein MPIGTPSVPYRLPGSQMERWVDIYTRLGVERILFLGSEVNDGIANSLVAQMLYLDSEDSTKPIYLYINSPGGSVTAGLAIYDTIKYVKSDVVTICVGLAASMGAFLLAAGTKGKRVALPHSRIMIHQPLGGTSRRQASDIEIEAREILRMKEMLNRSLADMSGQDFDKVEKDTDRDYFLSAEEAKDYGLIDRVITHPSEA
- a CDS encoding ATP-dependent Clp protease proteolytic subunit; the protein is MTTSAPYYGDSAVMRTPPPDLPSLLLKERIVYLGLPLFSDDDAKRQMGIDVTELIIAQLLYLEFDNPDKPIYFYINSTGTSWYSGDAIGFETEAFAICDTLRYVKPPVHTICIGQAMGTAAVILSAGTKGQRAALPHSSIVLHQPRSGAQGQATDIQIRAKEVLHNKRAMLEILSSNTGRSVEELSKDSDRMSYLTPEQAMEYGLIDRVLSSRKELPGNSAN
- a CDS encoding PIN/TRAM domain-containing protein, which translates into the protein MVDLLILMLFVGSGGAAGWMGVHLLPAELVNPATDAEQLRLILTGSGGGVGLLAGLVFKRLRLRLMQQVRTMPTDLLVSRAIGLILGLLVANLLLLPVLLLPFSGGVVLLKPLLAVVSNVFFGILGSNLAEVHGRTLLRLLNPASSEALLVADGVLTPATAKILDTSVIIDGRIRGMLACGLLEGQVIVAESVIDEMQQLSDSTNVEKRAKGRRGLKLLKDLRETYGRRLVINSTRYDGKGTDDRLLQLADDTGGTLVTADFNLAQVASVKALKVMNLSELVIALRPEVQPGDELNLKIVREGKEESQGVGYLDDGTMVVVNDARSLIGQRKPVVVTGALQTPTGRMVFARLETEGKAKAQAKSKGQGKPPRTSERKPESPR
- the panB gene encoding 3-methyl-2-oxobutanoate hydroxymethyltransferase, whose product is MRPADLIRFKQDGRPITMLTAWDSLSAALVELAGADAVLVGDSLGMVALGHATTLPVTLEQMVHHTQAVERGFQAMPAQQPLLISDLPFLSYQCGEDAAVAAAGRLLKESSAAAVKLEGAEPEVVRVIDRLVRMGIPVMGHLGLTPQAVHRLGLRRQAVDAPAQQRLMSQASELESTGCFALVLEHVPDQLAGQVRRQLAIPVIGIGAGADCDGQVRVTADLLGLTAQQPPFSPALLPGRQLCAEALERWVLDQRQTATPTTAEPPPEPGC
- the ftsZ gene encoding cell division protein FtsZ, with translation MQPNLNGSVEKMEIVSGASSQHAAGIQPSQSARIEVIGVGGGGSNAVNRMILSDLEGVAYRVLNTDAQALIQSQAQTRLQLGQTLTRGLGAGGNPTIGQKAAEESRTDLHEALQGADLVFIAAGMGGGTGTGAAPVVAEVAREVGALTVGIVTKPFGFEGRRRMRQADEGITRLAEHVDTLIVIPNDRLRDAIGSAPLQEAFRSADDVLRMGVKGISDIITCPGLVNVDFADVRSVMTEAGTALLGIGIGSGRSRAVEAAQAAISSPLLETERIDGAKGCVINISGGRDMTLEDMTTASEVIYDVVDPEANIIVGAVVDEALEGEIHVTVIATGFENGQHYRSERSASRPLTAQAQRGDRREIDDNGARIPEFLRQRQHQSDS
- a CDS encoding cell division protein FtsQ/DivIB, with protein sequence MRSVTKQAPAKRQRKPVTLTPQLERRRALRRQQRAQLLIQIWRVLVLLLLSTGLGWILLRHGWTLEGTNQVIVRGDTGISPDLVAKVGGFSFPQPLLEINLKTLESQLRQELPVQSAQADRRLLPARLHVQLVGQIPVARATRRLAGGMETGMVDGEGHWIQTNTKAPSPAPTTAITVEGWSPDKRAVLAKLLEQRGRISDSLQTIVLHPDGAISLRTRSLGLIDLGRDSDRLVQQIDAIVQLNSTMPPHLLDQGQGSIDLSNPDRPELERPAKKPEPAEKATPGA
- a CDS encoding D-alanine--D-alanine ligase family protein is translated as MTSQRKHVGLVFGGVSGEHEVSIRSASTVLAGLTSGSNPERYAVTVLYIDREGRWWGPGIAAAVLERGEAATDEQLPHPLPPAGFRGLPQDCEAIDVWYPVLHGPNGEDGTVQGLFRLMRQPFVGAGVLGSAVSMDKQAMKAAFAAAGLSQVPYVCVQASELKDDTTFNPLLKRIEQLGYPCFVKPANLGSSVGISKVRNRAELVEGLHKASLLDPRLVVEQGVTARELECAVLGRNDLRASVVGEVRFEADWYDYETKYTAGLSSTLIPAPLPDGVADRIRQQALQACEAVGVLGMARVDFFYDEAAGTIWINEINTLPGFTSQSMYPMLWAASGLTLDQLVHELVETAGE